One Prosthecobacter sp. genomic window carries:
- the rho gene encoding transcription termination factor Rho, whose product MSEELIAEVAETKPKRKAPVKKAVAKKAAVKKPAAKVARKTAKKKPAEIEAPEVAAVEIEAPAEVTAVPAPVVVPAPPVVEAPPPVIAAPAPATAPQAVAQNEDADDEQENEDNASDASGGESGLPRYMVLDENGKPRPMTAKERRKAKFERWKQRRAERDAQRRSGREPSGQNSPNGGHREREAPHHQAQGIQHHEPEPEKPLGPPEPANGILEMSPKGYGFLRQRDRSFAQHPQDAFIAPEFIRKYGLREGMHINGVQCKGSRGPQVTEVTEVNARNPHLMRDLPLFEELKAVNPNKRYQLETGKDRLTTRVIDMMTPVGRGQRGLIVAPPRAGKTTMLQHIAEAVAENHPGVHLMILLVDERPEEVTEFKRILPMAEIFASNNDQDVKSHTRIAAFAIERAKRLVECGEHVFMLMDSITRMARAFNNTAKSGATMSGGVGVGALEIPRRLFAAARNTRTAGSLTILGTALVETGSRMDDLIFQEFKGTGNMELVLDRKIAEQFVFPAVNIFKSGTRREELLLQTFQLDKIHMLRRGLAGHKPIEAIQRVISLLERYPSNAQMLVDLPSKS is encoded by the coding sequence ATGTCCGAAGAACTCATTGCCGAGGTCGCAGAAACCAAACCCAAGCGCAAAGCACCGGTCAAAAAAGCCGTTGCAAAAAAAGCCGCTGTGAAAAAGCCTGCGGCCAAAGTGGCACGTAAGACCGCGAAGAAGAAGCCTGCGGAAATCGAAGCGCCCGAAGTCGCCGCTGTTGAAATCGAAGCCCCTGCAGAAGTGACTGCGGTTCCAGCACCGGTGGTCGTCCCTGCCCCTCCGGTCGTCGAAGCCCCGCCGCCCGTCATTGCGGCCCCTGCACCCGCCACAGCACCGCAAGCCGTCGCGCAAAATGAGGATGCTGATGACGAGCAGGAGAACGAGGACAACGCGTCAGACGCCTCTGGCGGTGAATCCGGCCTTCCGCGCTACATGGTTCTCGATGAAAATGGCAAGCCCCGTCCCATGACGGCCAAGGAGCGGCGCAAGGCCAAGTTTGAACGCTGGAAACAGCGCCGCGCCGAGCGTGACGCCCAGCGTCGTTCCGGCCGCGAGCCGAGCGGACAAAACAGCCCGAATGGCGGCCATCGTGAGCGTGAAGCGCCGCATCATCAGGCCCAGGGCATCCAGCACCACGAACCTGAGCCAGAGAAGCCGCTCGGGCCGCCGGAGCCTGCCAATGGCATTCTCGAAATGTCCCCCAAGGGCTACGGCTTCCTGCGCCAGCGGGACCGCTCGTTTGCCCAGCATCCGCAGGACGCATTCATCGCGCCCGAGTTCATCCGCAAATACGGATTGCGCGAAGGCATGCACATCAACGGCGTGCAGTGCAAAGGCAGCCGCGGGCCGCAGGTTACCGAAGTCACCGAGGTCAACGCACGCAATCCTCATTTGATGCGCGACCTGCCCTTGTTCGAAGAACTCAAGGCCGTGAATCCCAACAAGCGCTACCAGCTTGAGACCGGCAAAGACCGCCTCACCACGCGTGTCATCGACATGATGACGCCCGTCGGACGCGGCCAGCGTGGTTTGATCGTCGCCCCGCCACGTGCGGGCAAGACCACCATGCTCCAGCACATCGCCGAGGCCGTTGCTGAAAACCATCCTGGCGTGCATCTGATGATCCTGCTCGTCGATGAGCGTCCCGAAGAAGTCACCGAGTTCAAGCGCATCCTGCCCATGGCCGAAATCTTCGCCAGCAACAATGACCAGGACGTGAAAAGCCACACGCGCATCGCAGCCTTCGCCATCGAGCGCGCCAAGCGCCTCGTCGAATGCGGCGAGCACGTCTTCATGCTCATGGACTCCATCACGCGCATGGCCCGCGCCTTCAACAACACCGCGAAGAGCGGCGCCACCATGAGCGGCGGCGTTGGTGTCGGCGCGCTGGAGATTCCGCGCCGTCTGTTCGCCGCCGCGCGCAACACGCGCACCGCCGGCTCGCTCACCATCCTCGGCACCGCGCTGGTCGAAACCGGCAGCCGCATGGACGACCTCATCTTCCAGGAGTTCAAGGGTACCGGCAACATGGAGCTCGTGCTCGACCGCAAGATCGCCGAGCAGTTCGTTTTCCCTGCCGTGAACATCTTCAAATCCGGCACCCGCCGCGAGGAACTGCTGCTCCAGACCTTCCAGCTCGACAAGATCCACATGCTGCGCCGCGGTCTCGCCGGCCACAAGCCCATCGAGGCCATCCAGCGCGTCATCTCCCTGCTCGAACGCTACCCCAGCAACGCCCAGATGCTCGTCGATCTGCCCAGCAAGTCCTAG
- a CDS encoding DUF4112 domain-containing protein has translation MPLPTPELKVDEVVPPPLNPIAARLAASKDPTERATARILAKYLDELLRIPGTNFKIGLDPILALIPGVGDTVASGAGVIILLDALRSGVSIPVFLRMALNMGINFLIGLVPGLGAAASAFFKSNTRNLRLLTTWQAGQKDQVKRSTLRFYASLAILFAMIVLFIAIGWAFYVWLFYSFVQTMAHALGIHGA, from the coding sequence ATGCCTCTTCCGACTCCAGAACTCAAAGTGGATGAAGTGGTGCCGCCACCACTCAACCCCATCGCGGCGAGGCTGGCGGCCAGCAAAGATCCCACCGAGAGGGCCACGGCACGCATCCTCGCGAAGTATCTCGACGAGCTGCTGCGCATTCCGGGCACCAACTTCAAAATCGGCCTCGATCCCATCCTCGCGCTGATTCCCGGCGTCGGCGACACCGTGGCCTCGGGCGCGGGCGTCATCATCCTGCTCGATGCACTGCGCAGCGGCGTCTCCATCCCGGTCTTCCTGCGCATGGCATTGAACATGGGTATCAACTTTCTCATCGGCCTCGTCCCAGGCCTGGGTGCCGCCGCTTCGGCGTTCTTCAAATCCAACACCCGTAATCTGCGCCTCCTCACCACCTGGCAGGCCGGCCAGAAGGACCAGGTGAAGCGCAGCACGCTGCGCTTCTACGCCAGCCTCGCCATCCTGTTCGCGATGATCGTGCTGTTCATCGCCATCGGCTGGGCGTTTTATGTGTGGCTGTTTTACAGCTTCGTGCAGACGATGGCGCATGCGCTGGGCATCCATGGCGCCTGA
- a CDS encoding peroxiredoxin — MSKPALNSKAPDFTAPVIGGSHLAGDNVTLSQLKGRSVVLYFYPKDDTPGCTKQACGLRDGWKQISKKALLFGVSTDSIKSHAKFIQKHVLPFPLIADEGRQIVNAYGVWVEKSLYGRKYMGTERSTFVIDKDGKIAAILEKVKPEQHLEAVLALL, encoded by the coding sequence ATGAGCAAACCTGCACTCAACTCCAAAGCACCCGACTTTACCGCGCCCGTCATCGGCGGCAGCCATCTGGCAGGTGACAACGTGACATTAAGCCAGCTCAAAGGCAGGAGTGTGGTGCTCTACTTCTATCCCAAGGATGACACGCCGGGCTGCACGAAGCAGGCCTGCGGGTTGCGCGATGGCTGGAAACAGATTTCCAAGAAGGCGCTGCTGTTCGGGGTGAGCACGGACTCGATCAAGAGCCATGCGAAATTCATCCAAAAGCATGTGCTCCCCTTCCCGCTCATCGCCGATGAGGGCCGGCAAATCGTGAACGCCTACGGCGTGTGGGTGGAGAAGAGCCTGTATGGTAGAAAATACATGGGCACCGAGCGCAGCACGTTTGTGATCGACAAGGACGGCAAGATCGCCGCCATCCTTGAGAAGGTGAAGCCGGAACAGCATCTGGAGGCCGTTCTGGCGCTGCTCTGA